In Halorussus limi, a genomic segment contains:
- a CDS encoding GAF domain-containing protein, translating into MTDSQSSPIRVLHVDDDSDFADLVETYLERERERIAVTTANTGREALELLEDEEFDCIVSDYNMSEMDGLELLDAVREEHSDRPFILFTGRGSEEIASEAISDGVTEYLQKETGTDQYTVLANRIVNAVESYRSRQALAESQHRHQTLVEESHDAVFIYQESELVFVNERACELTGYGKSELREKDIFTLVHPDDRERVRERVARRKDGRDVPEMYEAKIETKSGETRHCELNTHWITHEGDDAILGFARDVSDQKEYEQTLETLHDTTRELMRAETKEEICRIAVRAAQSELGLPITGAWLSNEAENRLDPVTHTDESEAIIDTIPTFEPGNSLAWKVFENREPAVFDDLRVAEEVYNSDTAIRSEAILPLGSQGLLISGATEPRAFDDIDRDFLELLATSTEAALERADREATHRRLSRELRSTNRKIEQLHGIATEIEACTSEQGICDLTVDAAERILSFDTCIVDLEEGGMLETRSMSSEILSEETPPMSVTEGIAGKTYLTGESYRYDDIQTVPEAKPQADYRSIISVPIGEHGVFQAVADEVGFFDEQDIELAELLLSHATEALTRVEREQQIRESEAHLRQQKDRLEEFASIVSHDLRNPLNVAQGNLQLVVEGLTENSDQRAQPSEVDRLEKVSTSLDRMETIIQEVLTLARQGQVVDDPERVRLDEVVERAWTNVETADATLNLDCERKLEADPGRLQQLVENLLRNAIDHGGDDVTIRVLKLADGFAVEDDGHGLPDDGDGEIFSSEYSMSKDGTGLGLAIVEQIVDAHGWDVSATTGSDGGARIEVEGVPEITE; encoded by the coding sequence ATGACAGATTCCCAGTCGTCGCCCATCCGTGTCCTCCACGTCGACGACGACTCGGACTTCGCGGACCTCGTCGAAACCTATCTCGAACGTGAACGCGAGCGTATCGCGGTCACTACTGCGAACACCGGCCGGGAGGCGCTCGAACTGCTCGAAGACGAGGAGTTCGACTGCATCGTCAGCGATTACAACATGTCCGAGATGGACGGACTCGAACTGCTCGACGCCGTCCGCGAGGAACACAGCGACCGACCGTTCATCCTGTTCACTGGACGCGGAAGCGAAGAAATCGCCAGCGAGGCCATCTCCGACGGCGTGACCGAGTACCTCCAGAAAGAGACCGGGACCGACCAGTACACCGTGCTCGCGAACCGTATCGTGAACGCCGTCGAGAGCTACCGGTCGAGACAGGCGCTCGCGGAGAGCCAACACCGTCACCAGACACTCGTCGAGGAGTCTCACGACGCCGTATTCATCTATCAGGAGTCGGAACTCGTGTTCGTCAACGAGCGCGCCTGTGAACTCACCGGCTACGGGAAATCGGAACTCCGAGAGAAGGACATCTTCACGCTCGTCCATCCGGACGACCGCGAGCGAGTGCGGGAGAGAGTCGCGAGACGAAAGGACGGACGAGACGTGCCGGAGATGTACGAGGCGAAAATCGAGACGAAATCCGGTGAGACGCGCCACTGCGAACTGAACACCCACTGGATTACACACGAGGGCGACGACGCGATTCTCGGATTCGCCCGCGACGTGTCCGACCAGAAGGAGTACGAGCAGACGCTCGAAACCTTACACGATACGACCCGCGAACTGATGCGGGCCGAGACGAAGGAGGAGATCTGTCGCATCGCGGTCCGAGCGGCCCAGAGCGAACTCGGACTCCCGATTACCGGCGCGTGGCTGTCGAACGAGGCGGAGAACCGACTCGACCCGGTGACGCACACGGACGAGAGCGAGGCGATCATCGACACCATTCCGACGTTCGAGCCGGGTAACAGCCTCGCGTGGAAGGTGTTCGAGAACCGCGAACCCGCGGTGTTCGACGACCTGCGAGTCGCTGAGGAGGTGTACAACTCCGACACCGCGATTCGGAGCGAAGCGATACTTCCGCTGGGCAGTCAGGGGCTCCTCATCTCGGGGGCGACGGAACCGCGAGCGTTCGACGACATAGACCGCGATTTCCTCGAACTCCTCGCGACGAGTACGGAGGCGGCGTTGGAACGGGCCGACCGCGAGGCCACTCACCGACGACTCTCGCGGGAACTTCGGTCGACGAACCGGAAAATCGAACAGCTACACGGAATCGCGACCGAAATCGAGGCCTGTACGTCCGAACAGGGAATCTGCGATCTCACCGTCGATGCGGCCGAGCGCATCCTCTCGTTCGACACCTGCATCGTCGATCTCGAAGAAGGAGGGATGCTCGAAACGAGGAGCATGTCGAGTGAGATTCTCTCCGAGGAGACGCCCCCGATGTCAGTAACGGAAGGCATCGCCGGGAAGACGTATCTCACCGGAGAGTCCTATCGGTACGACGACATCCAGACGGTACCCGAAGCCAAGCCACAGGCCGACTACCGGTCGATAATCAGCGTCCCCATCGGCGAACACGGGGTCTTTCAGGCGGTCGCCGACGAGGTCGGGTTCTTCGACGAACAGGACATCGAACTCGCGGAACTCCTGCTCTCTCACGCGACGGAGGCCTTGACGCGAGTCGAACGCGAACAACAGATACGGGAGAGCGAGGCACACCTCCGCCAGCAGAAAGACCGACTCGAGGAGTTCGCCAGCATCGTCTCTCACGACCTCCGGAATCCGCTCAACGTCGCGCAGGGGAATCTACAACTCGTCGTCGAGGGCCTGACGGAGAACTCCGACCAACGCGCGCAACCGTCGGAAGTCGACCGACTGGAGAAGGTGTCGACGTCGCTCGACAGAATGGAGACCATCATTCAGGAGGTGCTGACCCTCGCTCGTCAGGGACAGGTCGTCGACGACCCCGAACGAGTCCGTCTCGACGAGGTCGTCGAACGCGCGTGGACGAACGTCGAGACGGCCGATGCGACGCTCAACCTCGACTGTGAGAGGAAATTAGAGGCGGACCCGGGGAGACTGCAACAGTTGGTCGAGAATCTGCTCCGGAACGCCATCGACCACGGCGGCGATGACGTCACAATTCGCGTGCTGAAACTTGCCGACGGGTTCGCCGTCGAGGACGACGGGCACGGACTGCCGGACGATGGAGACGGTGAAATCTTCTCTTCGGAGTATTCGATGTCGAAAGACGGAACTGGGTTGGGACTGGCGATCGTCGAACAGATTGTGGACGCGCACGGATGGGACGTGTCGGCGACGACTGGGTCCGATGGCGGTGCGCGAATCGAAGTTGAGGGCGTCCCGGAGATTACCGAGTGA
- a CDS encoding ABC transporter substrate-binding protein: MATGLTGCLGGSIGSSSITLGAILPLSSSVLGPIAEDHRESLRQAVEDINRAGGPLGRSVELALEKTDGTPKATKAAFDSLVDRGAVGLVGPLTSGNSLALADRLGEERVMGVSHSATNPKLETAGVAGETKFFGRTTANDAQQATVMAKILVEGRYIGAEKAAILYIDNAFGGGLADEIERVASGIETVRIPFSAGKDSYDEEISALMDSGADAVAFINVPGNNTVVEALGESDYEGQTVLSTGYLTGDTPDYMDGMYSASVAEADAAGEVELQQKLRDAAPLTAYTLQCYDALFLQALAIERAGEATGTAISENLRVVSGGRGHTVSVDDFGRAADLFAAGREVNYQGASGGVDLNENLEPLNPYVVERVENGSVTQLELLQESYFEGGRA, translated from the coding sequence GTGGCCACCGGCCTCACGGGGTGTCTCGGTGGTTCGATCGGGTCCTCGTCCATCACGTTAGGGGCTATTCTCCCGCTGTCGTCGTCCGTATTGGGTCCGATTGCCGAGGACCACCGCGAGTCGCTCAGACAGGCGGTCGAAGACATCAACCGAGCGGGAGGGCCGCTCGGTCGGAGCGTGGAACTCGCGTTAGAGAAGACCGACGGCACCCCGAAGGCGACGAAGGCGGCGTTCGACTCGCTCGTCGACCGGGGAGCAGTCGGCCTCGTCGGACCGCTCACGTCCGGCAACTCGCTGGCGCTCGCCGACCGACTCGGCGAGGAGCGGGTGATGGGCGTCAGCCACTCCGCGACGAATCCGAAACTCGAAACCGCGGGGGTAGCCGGGGAGACCAAGTTCTTCGGCCGGACGACGGCGAACGACGCTCAGCAGGCGACGGTGATGGCAAAAATCCTCGTCGAAGGACGCTACATCGGGGCCGAGAAAGCCGCGATTCTCTACATCGACAACGCCTTCGGCGGCGGACTCGCCGACGAAATCGAGCGCGTCGCGTCCGGGATAGAGACGGTGCGGATACCGTTCTCCGCCGGGAAAGACTCGTACGACGAGGAGATTAGCGCGCTGATGGACTCCGGAGCGGACGCCGTCGCGTTCATCAACGTCCCCGGCAACAACACGGTCGTCGAGGCGCTCGGAGAGAGCGACTACGAGGGCCAGACGGTCCTGTCGACCGGATACCTGACCGGCGATACCCCCGACTACATGGACGGTATGTACAGCGCGTCCGTGGCGGAGGCCGACGCCGCGGGCGAAGTCGAACTGCAACAGAAGTTACGGGACGCCGCACCGCTGACGGCGTACACGCTCCAGTGCTACGACGCGCTGTTCCTCCAAGCGCTCGCCATCGAGCGGGCGGGAGAAGCCACCGGAACGGCCATCAGCGAGAACCTGCGCGTGGTGTCCGGCGGTCGAGGACACACCGTCTCCGTCGACGACTTCGGCCGCGCGGCGGACCTGTTCGCCGCGGGACGCGAGGTCAACTATCAGGGCGCGTCGGGCGGGGTCGACCTGAACGAGAACCTCGAACCGCTCAACCCCTACGTCGTCGAACGGGTCGAGAACGGGTCGGTGACGCAACTGGAGCTACTGCAGGAGTCGTACTTCGAGGGAGGGCGAGCCTAA